TCCATTTCTAATAAAGCGAATGTCTTTTCCACACGAGAGCGCGGGAGCAAAATACTTCCTGGATTAATAAATAAAATCCCATCAAGTAATTCTGCCCCTAGTACATGAGAATGTCCAAAGCACGCTACTTGTGCTCCTACTTCTTCTGCATGATACGCTAACGTTTGTAACGTCATTTTCACATTATGACGATGACCGTGTACAACTAAGAAACGAATTCCATCTACATCAGTTACAATTTCATCTTGAAAGTTAGCATAATCACAATTCCCTTTTACAACATGGAAACCTTGTAGCTCTTCGTGAGCAGGCGTTAGCTCTGAATCACCACAATGAATCATGACATCTACTTTCCCTTCATATTTCTCTTTTAACTGCTGTAATTCCTTCACAGAGCTATGACTATCGCTTACGATTAAAGCTTTCATCAATTTCTCTCCCTTATTCTTCTAAAAACCATTCTGGGATTTTCTCTTCTAATTTACGAAGAGCGCGTCCACGGTGGCTAATGGCATTTTTCTCATCTGAGCTTAGCTCCGCCATCGCTTTTTTATATTCTTCTACATAAAAAATCGGATCGTATCCAAAACCATTTTCCCCGCGGCGCTGTTCTAAGATTTTCCCTTCACACGTTCCGTTTACAATAACAGGCTCTTTATCTGCTTCAGGGAAAGCAACCGCTAGCGCGCAGTAAAAACGAGCTGTACGTTTTTCTAAATCGATGTCAGTTAACTCTTGCAACACTTTATCGATATTCGCTTGGTCATCTTTCGGCTCTCCAGCAAAACGAGCTGAATATACACCCGGCTTCCCGTTTAAGGCATCTACAATAAGACCAGAGTCATCCGCAATTACGATGGAATTCAACTGTCTACTAAGACTGTCCGCTTTCAAAATTGCATTTTCTTCAAATGTTTCACCAGTTTCTTCGACTTCTTCAATATGAGGAAAATCGTGTAAAGATTTCACTTCTAAATCAAATCTCTCAAATAACTCAGCAAACTCACGTACTTTCCCAAGATTTTTCGTCGCTACAACAACTTGCTTCATATTTTCCACCTCTACTCTATATGAGATACGATGTCACCTAACGCTTCTTTTTGCTTTTCAACAAGTTGGAAGATCCCTTGTTCCGCAGCATCAAGTAGTTCATTTAATTCTGCTCTGCTAAACGTCGCTTCTTCTCCAGTTCCTTGCACTTCAACAAACTGACCTTTTCCAGTCATAATAACGTTCATATCAACATCCGCTTTAGAATCTTCGGCATAATTTAAATCTAAAACGACACCTTGCTCTTCAACAACACCTACTGACGTTGCCGCTAAATAATCTTTTACAGGAATTTTAGATACTTTGTCTGCTTGCAATAATTTTTCAAAAGCTAATACCATCGCTACATAAGCACCTGTAATTGAAGCTGTTCTCGTTCCGCCATCCGCTTGAATTACATCACAGTCAATCCAAACCGTTCTTTCGCCAAGCGCTTCTAAATCGACAACCGCACGTAATGCTCGTCCAATTAAACGCTGGATTTCCATTGTACGCCCTGTTACTTTCCCTTTACTTGACTCCCTGATTGTACGTTGCTCTGTCGCACGTGGAATCATTGAGTATTCTGCTGTTACCCAGCCTTTTCCTTCTCCACGCATAAACGGCGGTACACGCTCTTCAATTGTCGCTGAACAAATTACCTTTGTATCCCCAACTTCAATTAGTACCGATCCCTCTGGATGTTTTAAATAATTTGTATGAATATGTATATGGCGTAACTCTGCTTGTCCTCTACCATCTACTCGCATAAAAATAACCCCCTCATAAATACTCTCATTAGTATAGCCAAATTTAAATGTACGATATGTATAACAATAAAAGAAGGGGAACTCAAAAAGCAATCCCCCTTTCTTACATAATTATATCAAATTATTCACGATTAAAAACTACCTGTATTCACGTTTTGTGGACGATCAACAGGTTTTGTTAACTTTTCACCTTTCTCATCCATCAGATTCGCTTTCCCATTCACTTCAATAGAAACATTTTTCACACCTTGTTTTTCCGTTAAAGATAAGACTAACGACTTCAATACGTAATTTGAAATCACACTCTTGTCTTGGTTCGCAAATATATTTTCATTAAAGTTTAATGTAAGATTTCCATTTTGTAATTTCGGATTCGTAATAAGCTTA
This genomic interval from Bacillus cereus contains the following:
- a CDS encoding XTP/dITP diphosphatase is translated as MKQVVVATKNLGKVREFAELFERFDLEVKSLHDFPHIEEVEETGETFEENAILKADSLSRQLNSIVIADDSGLIVDALNGKPGVYSARFAGEPKDDQANIDKVLQELTDIDLEKRTARFYCALAVAFPEADKEPVIVNGTCEGKILEQRRGENGFGYDPIFYVEEYKKAMAELSSDEKNAISHRGRALRKLEEKIPEWFLEE
- the rph gene encoding ribonuclease PH — encoded protein: MRVDGRGQAELRHIHIHTNYLKHPEGSVLIEVGDTKVICSATIEERVPPFMRGEGKGWVTAEYSMIPRATEQRTIRESSKGKVTGRTMEIQRLIGRALRAVVDLEALGERTVWIDCDVIQADGGTRTASITGAYVAMVLAFEKLLQADKVSKIPVKDYLAATSVGVVEEQGVVLDLNYAEDSKADVDMNVIMTGKGQFVEVQGTGEEATFSRAELNELLDAAEQGIFQLVEKQKEALGDIVSHIE
- a CDS encoding metallophosphoesterase, which codes for MKALIVSDSHSSVKELQQLKEKYEGKVDVMIHCGDSELTPAHEELQGFHVVKGNCDYANFQDEIVTDVDGIRFLVVHGHRHNVKMTLQTLAYHAEEVGAQVACFGHSHVLGAELLDGILFINPGSILLPRSRVEKTFALLEMDENHIEVRFETLDGQLVEQAIFKRG